The genomic region GCGATCCGAAGGCGGCACTGGAAGGCCGGTTGCGCGAGATCATTGAGGAGCTTTCCAGCGCGCGTGCCACGATAGGCACGCTTCCCAAAGGCGCCCGGCTGCTTCCGGCCAACGGTGTTGAGCAGCTCGAAAGGGAGAACCGGAAGACCGTGGGCGTGCTGGAGGAGCTTCGGACGCGGCGCGCACGGCTGGAAGGCGTCCTCGAAGAGATGCGCGGACAGGGCGAAGAAGGTCCTCGCCTGACCGAGGAGATGGCCGGCCTTCAGGCGCGTGCCGCGCGCGCCGCGCAGCATGTGGAAGTGATCGCCCTGACTGCGCGGATGCTCGAGGAGGCCCGCTCGCAGAGCGTGTACCCTGCACGGGAGCTGCTGGAGCGCCGGGCCGGGCAGTACCTTTCATCGGCCACCAACGGAGTCTACAACAGGGTGGCGATTGAAGAGCGCACGCTCCGGACGCAGGTGTGGGCACCCTCTGCCGGTGACTGGAAGGAGGCGGGCGACCTCAGCCAAGGGATGAGCGACCAGCTCTACCTCTGCCTGCGCCTGGCGTTGCTGGACGTCATCACCGAGGACCGCCGGCCCCCGGTGTTCCTCGATGAGCCGTTCGCCCACCTCGATGGGGATCGGCGCCGTGCCATGCTCGCGCTCCTCGTTGCCGCGGCGAAAGACCGTCAGGTGGTTCTGCTCACCTGCTCGCCCGACTGCGACGCCGCCGCCGACCGGGTCATCGTGCTGGAGCCGCCTCAGACATCGGCGTGAAGATCACGGATCTCCGCCTGGCGCTGGTCTTCGTCCCGTTCCCCGGCCCGGTCTACCCGGCCTGGCGCGCCGGCGGCGTCCAGGAAGGCACGCTGGCCACGGTCCTCGAGGTTGACACGGACGCCGGGATAACCGGCGTCGGCACCGCCTTCGCCCACGGCCGGCGCGAAATGATCGAGACCGTCGAGCACATGGTCAAGCCCTACCTGATCGGCAAGGACCCGTTTGCGGTCGAGCGTCACATCCACCTGCTGCGGACCGCCGGCATGTTCGGCGCAAAGCCCTGGCTGGTGGACATTGCCCTCTGGGACATCATCGGCAAGGCCGCCGGGCTGCCGCTCTACCGGCTGTGGGGAGGATACAGCGACCGGGTCAAGGCGTACGCCAGCACCGCCGAGGTCCGGCCTCCTGCGCGCCGCGCCGACGACATCCGACGCTACCGCGACAACGGCTTCCGCGCGGTCAAGCTGCGGCTGCACCACGACGACCCCGGGGACGATCTCCGCGTTGTCGAGGCCGCGGTGGCCGCCGGCGGCGGCGAGGTCGAGATCATGGCCGACGCCAATCAGGGAACGATTCTGCCCTACCACACGATGGGCCCGCGCTGGTCGTACGAGACCGCGCGCTTCATGGCGCGCGAATTGGGGCAGTTGGGCGTCGTCTGGCTGGAAGAACCGCTGCCCCGTTTCGACTTCGACGGCATCGCGCGCCTGTCCGCCGAGGTGGACATCCCCATCGCCGGCGGCGAGGCCAACGCCGGCCTGCACGAGTTCCGGTGGCTGATAGAGAAGCGCTGCTACGACATCCTCCAGCCCGACGCCACGCTGTCGGAAGGGCTGTTCCAGCTACGCAAGGTCGCGGGAATGGCCGAGGCGCACGGGCTGCGGTTCGTCCCGCACACCTGGGCCGACGGTATCGGCATGGCCGCGAACCTGCAACTGGCGGCCTCGGTGCCCAACTGCGGCTATCTGGAGTTCCCCTACGATCCCCCGCACTTCACCATGGAGGCGTTCCAGGCGCTGCTGGTCGAGCCGATCCGAGTGGAGGCCGACGGCTGCGTGCGGGTTCCCGAGGCGCCTGGCCTGGGCGTTGAGTTGAACCGGGAGGCGGTGGAACGGTTCCGGGTGGGGTGAAGTGGTTGCTCTTTCTGGAAGTCTAGACTACCATAAGATTGAGCAACCATTCAATAACGGGGTGATCCCATGGGCGGGAAGTCCAGAAAGGCCACTTTCAATCTCCATGAGGATGTGCTCGCTGCATTGAGCGAGGTGGTTGCGCGCGGTGCGATTCCTAGCAAGAACGCCCTGGTGGACAGGGCGCTGAGAAGGGAGCTCAAGGAACTGCAGCGGCAGTTACTGGCGGCTTCCTGGAGAGAGGCCGCGCAAGACCCCCTGTTCATGCGAGACCTGGGAGAGATTGAGGATGCATTCATAGATGCCGACGCCGAAACCTCCGGGGGGAATGCGTGATCAGCCCGCTTCAGTGGGCAGTCGCAGAAGCCGATCTCAATCCTGCTCGCGGATCAGAACAGCGGGGGACACGCCCGGTGCTCATCGTGAGCAGCGAGGCTTTCAACCAGGCGATGCCCAATGTGACCGTTCTCCCGCTTACCTCAACGCACCGGCGCCTATACCCGGCTGAAGTCCTCCTTCCTGGCGGCGAGGCAGGGCAGCCCCAGGATTCCATCATTATGGCCCATCAGATAAGGACCATTTCCAAGGCGCGGTTGAAGGGGCTCACAGGGTACCTGCGAGATCCTACGTTGCGCCATCGAGTGCAGCAGGCCATTCGGGATCACCTGGACCTGGACTGACCGTGCACACGCGGGCCTTCCGCAAGGCCGACGGCCGCCGCCTGATACTCTACGGTACTGCCGCCCACACGCTCCGGCAGCAGTCCGAGGGGTCGAGCGCAAGTGAGAATCCTTCTCACTTGCGCTGGCATCCGCTTCGGGAGGAATGGGTGGCCTATGCCGCCGGCCGCCAGGAGCGGACGTTCCTGCCTCCGGCGGAGTTCTGCCCGCTCTGCCCCACGCATCCTGGAGGGCCGCCGACGGAGATCCCATTCGAGGATTTCGAGGTCGCGGTCTTCGAGAACCGGTTTCCCGCGTTCGGGGGCCTGCAGGGCCCGCTGCCGGAGATCCCTGCGGGGCCTGTGGAAACCGCGCCTGCCCTGGGGGCGTGCGAGGTCGTCGTCTACACGCCGGAGCACACCGGGAACCTCGGCACGCTGACGCAGGAACGGCGCGAACTGCTGGTGCGGGTGTGGGCCCAGCGGTACCGCGATCTGTACGAGCGGGAGGGCGTCCGGTTCGTGATGCCCTTTGAGAACCGCGGCGACGCCGTGGGCGTCACGCTCCATCATCCGCACGGCCAGATCTACGCGTATCCTTTTGTACCGCCCGTGCTTCAGGCAGAGGCCGCGGCGTTCCGGCGGGAGCCGGTGTTGGAGCGCCTCCTTGCGCAGACCCGGGACAGGTACACCGTTGAAGAGGACGGCGCCGTTTCGGTGGTCGTGCCGCCGTTCGCCCGCTTCCCGTACGAAACCTGGGTGATCCCGAAGCGCGCCCAGCCCGGACCGTGGACCCTGGATGACGTAGAGGTAGCGTCCGTGGCAAGGGTGCTGGGAAGAGTTGTGTCGCGTTACGACGCGCTCTTTGGGCGGCCCTTTCCCTACGTGATGGTGCTGCACGCCGCGCCGAAGGGCGAGGAGCCGCACTTCCACTTCCACGTGGAATTCTATCCCATCATGCGCAGTCCGGAGCG from bacterium harbors:
- a CDS encoding mandelate racemase/muconate lactonizing enzyme family protein, translating into MKITDLRLALVFVPFPGPVYPAWRAGGVQEGTLATVLEVDTDAGITGVGTAFAHGRREMIETVEHMVKPYLIGKDPFAVERHIHLLRTAGMFGAKPWLVDIALWDIIGKAAGLPLYRLWGGYSDRVKAYASTAEVRPPARRADDIRRYRDNGFRAVKLRLHHDDPGDDLRVVEAAVAAGGGEVEIMADANQGTILPYHTMGPRWSYETARFMARELGQLGVVWLEEPLPRFDFDGIARLSAEVDIPIAGGEANAGLHEFRWLIEKRCYDILQPDATLSEGLFQLRKVAGMAEAHGLRFVPHTWADGIGMAANLQLAASVPNCGYLEFPYDPPHFTMEAFQALLVEPIRVEADGCVRVPEAPGLGVELNREAVERFRVG
- a CDS encoding type II toxin-antitoxin system PemK/MazF family toxin; amino-acid sequence: MISPLQWAVAEADLNPARGSEQRGTRPVLIVSSEAFNQAMPNVTVLPLTSTHRRLYPAEVLLPGGEAGQPQDSIIMAHQIRTISKARLKGLTGYLRDPTLRHRVQQAIRDHLDLD
- the galT gene encoding galactose-1-phosphate uridylyltransferase, with protein sequence MHTRAFRKADGRRLILYGTAAHTLRQQSEGSSASENPSHLRWHPLREEWVAYAAGRQERTFLPPAEFCPLCPTHPGGPPTEIPFEDFEVAVFENRFPAFGGLQGPLPEIPAGPVETAPALGACEVVVYTPEHTGNLGTLTQERRELLVRVWAQRYRDLYEREGVRFVMPFENRGDAVGVTLHHPHGQIYAYPFVPPVLQAEAAAFRREPVLERLLAQTRDRYTVEEDGAVSVVVPPFARFPYETWVIPKRAQPGPWTLDDVEVASVARVLGRVVSRYDALFGRPFPYVMVLHAAPKGEEPHFHFHVEFYPIMRSPERLKYLAGTELGAGTFTVDVLPEDAARALRQAEP